From a region of the Malania oleifera isolate guangnan ecotype guangnan chromosome 12, ASM2987363v1, whole genome shotgun sequence genome:
- the LOC131144662 gene encoding photosystem II core complex proteins psbY, chloroplastic has product MAATMATMAVLNARCLTMNPNSPKTKPPAKPISLVSLQNLPDGLRASPRPSDNHNPVLPTSLVAGALFSALSSCDSALAAQQIAEIADGDNRGIALLLPIIPAIAWVLFNILQPALNQINKMRSTKGVIVGLGLGGLAASGLVSPLNAAAGEIAAVADAAGDNRGQLLLFVVTPAILWVLYNILQPALNQINRMRSQ; this is encoded by the coding sequence ATGGCAGCAACCATGGCAACAATGGCCGTCCTCAACGCCAGATGCTTGACCATGAACCccaattcccccaaaaccaagcCACCAGCAAAACCCATCTCCCTCGTCTCCCTCCAAAACCTCCCAGATGGCCTCCGCGCCTCCCCAAGACCCTCCGACAATCACAACCCAGTCTTGCCCACTTCGCTCGTCGCCGGAGCCTTGTTCTCCGCCCTGAGCTCCTGCGACTCCGCCCTCGCAGCCCAGCAAATCGCCGAGATCGCCGACGGCGACAACCGTGGGATCGCGCTCTTGCTGCCCATAATCCCGGCCATAGCCTGGGTGCTCTTCAACATCCTCCAACCCGCCCTGAACCAGATCAACAAGATGCGCAGCACCAAGGGGGTCATCGTGGGGCTCGGCCTCGGCGGACTGGCGGCGTCGGGGCTGGTGTCACCACTGAACGCGGCGGCGGGTGAAATCGCGGCGGTGGCGGACGCTGCGGGCGATAACAGGGGACAGCTTCTGTTGTTCGTGGTGACTCCGGCCATTCTCTGGGTGCTTTACAACATTCTGCAACCGGCGTTGAACCAAATCAACAGAATGAGGTCTCAGTAA
- the LOC131144663 gene encoding uncharacterized protein LOC131144663 → MKPSSSKPLILKCFLFSLLLFIPLLLLLHHLSPRRPQNHRKTATNGEDSGSVSRPEDGDLTIRPGYRSYDTYIQRQLDKTLNPKLRQIWTTRDWDRKIQVFAGFFGELKLRGLLSNKSTALCIGARVGQEVEALRRVGVSDSVGIDLVPYPPLVIKGDFHNQPFANETFDFEFSNVFDHALYPKKFVAEIERTLRPGGVCVLHVALSRRADRYSANDLYSVKPLVKMFRRSEVVHVRSVDGFGLDTEVVFRKKKVFRRS, encoded by the coding sequence ATGAAACCTTCTTCGTCGAAACCACTCATCCTCAAGTGcttcctcttctctctcctcctcttcattcctctcctcctcctcctccaccaCCTCTCCCCCCGACGTCCCCAAAACCACCGCAAAACCGCAACCAACGGCGAAGACTCGGGCTCCGTTTCCCGACCTGAGGACGGCGACCTCACAATCCGACCCGGATACAGGTCCTACGACACGTACATACAGCGACAGCTCGACAAAACCTTGAACCCCAAGCTCCGGCAGATATGGACGACCCGAGACTGGGACCGGAAGATCCAGGTCTTCGCCGGATTCTTCGGGGAATTGAAGCTCAGGGGGCTCCTGTCGAACAAGTCCACTGCGCTATGCATTGGAGCCCGGGTAGGGCAGGAGGTGGAGGCGCTGAGGCGGGTCGGTGTGTCGGACTCGGTGGGGATCGACCTGGTTCCGTACCCGCCGCTGGTAATAAAGGGCGATTTTCACAACCAACCGTTCGCGAACGAGACGTTCGATTTCGAGTTCTCGAACGTGTTCGACCACGCGCTTTACCCGAAGAAGTTCGTGGCGGAGATAGAGCGGACGCTGAGGCCCGGCGGGGTGTGCGTGCTGCACGTGGCGCTTTCGCGGCGGGCGGATCGATACTCAGCCAATGACCTCTACAGCGTGAAGCCGTTGGTGAAGATGTTTCGCCGGTCGGAGGTGGTTCACGTTCGGAGCGTCGACGGGTTCGGGTTGGACACTGAGGTGGTGTTTCGGAAGAAGAAAGTCTTTCGGCGCTCAtga